Proteins from a genomic interval of Phycisphaerae bacterium:
- a CDS encoding prepilin-type N-terminal cleavage/methylation domain-containing protein: MRRAKAPVAAFTLIEVLVVVAIIALLIAILMPSIRAAQDAARASVCGNNLKQCLTALQINLAEITARRETERISTNYGWAAIVYRYSNRQAGIVTCPSDPEPWPIPALYVRILGERSELLSGDALYNRPKFIAETRYELDIQDVVAGRGFGNDAWNTNDIDLLLEYEAPKKGDNAPVKVKNKESALGFDVLDYRKRTVWANVSGPISTPVGMPLLWMSYGANAAAGLKGVRGNPILLVELPKPGVFPEKYGSFPADDMKKSLRFRHGEKAPPSAGLGGWNYKTDVVNGKAGGEGYVPRIRMNVGFYDGHVERMHHLQMIKSPPGNLWLGNRAPGYVPEFW, encoded by the coding sequence ATGCGGCGGGCCAAGGCACCCGTTGCCGCATTCACACTGATTGAAGTACTGGTGGTGGTGGCGATCATCGCGCTGCTGATCGCCATCCTGATGCCCTCGATCCGGGCAGCTCAGGACGCCGCCCGCGCCAGTGTTTGCGGCAACAATCTGAAACAGTGCTTAACGGCCCTCCAGATTAACCTTGCGGAGATAACCGCGCGCAGGGAGACCGAACGCATCAGCACGAACTACGGGTGGGCTGCGATTGTCTACCGGTATTCCAATCGTCAAGCCGGCATTGTCACCTGTCCCAGCGATCCCGAGCCGTGGCCCATCCCCGCGTTGTACGTGAGAATACTGGGGGAGCGGAGCGAGCTGCTGTCCGGTGATGCTCTGTACAATCGCCCGAAGTTCATCGCTGAGACCCGCTATGAACTTGACATACAGGATGTGGTCGCGGGGCGCGGTTTTGGAAACGATGCATGGAACACCAATGACATAGACCTTCTGCTGGAGTATGAAGCTCCCAAGAAGGGCGACAACGCTCCGGTCAAGGTGAAGAACAAGGAGTCGGCTCTTGGCTTTGACGTTCTGGATTACAGAAAAAGGACAGTCTGGGCCAATGTCTCTGGTCCCATTTCGACACCGGTGGGAATGCCCTTGTTGTGGATGAGCTACGGGGCCAACGCTGCCGCGGGTTTGAAAGGAGTGAGAGGGAACCCGATACTGTTGGTCGAACTGCCTAAGCCGGGCGTGTTTCCGGAAAAGTACGGTAGTTTCCCTGCGGACGACATGAAGAAGAGCCTTCGTTTTCGTCACGGCGAGAAGGCTCCGCCGTCAGCCGGCCTAGGTGGCTGGAACTACAAAACGGACGTCGTGAACGGCAAAGCCGGCGGCGAAGGGTATGTGCCCCGCATTCGGATGAACGTCGGGTTCTATGACGGGCATGTTGAGCGAATGCACCATTTGCAGATGATCAAGAGCCCGCCGGGCAATCTTTGGTTGGGCAACCGCGCTCCGGGGTACGTGCCTGAGTTCTGGTGA